In one Silene latifolia isolate original U9 population chromosome 10, ASM4854445v1, whole genome shotgun sequence genomic region, the following are encoded:
- the LOC141607999 gene encoding uncharacterized protein LOC141607999: MNKFPKYEIISNKTRSRIWLFYNPATVVINNIVLHEQLIHCTVTSKATNLCVATTFVYGMNDPQDRHRLWGKLISISLLASPWLVTGDFNVVRDLTERKGPNPPSLHDIMDFNACLAQCLLDDMNCTGAEFSWTNKHEHQTRTWARLDRLLINPDWTSLFPAYVAECLPPEISDHAPLLVSFGGGQKFTKNFSFLNAWTMNPDYHTIVATAWASPCYSTPTYQLYFKLRMVKKAFTALHKQSYSDIVARLKDVQKDLETCQMNLQNDLFSPTLIALERDLICKYKELSTAENDMLFQRAKTANIRKGDSSSSYFFCKNCHTKTSKHYWINYGQGRECQEGLMRLSLALDPGSLQLLVTFLPPLSLALKSRVPSTALAPQKARVKTGFLLRFFKTDWELVGDLFCTAIEEFFRKGKMMRKVNTTLLALIPKKSVPSMVQDFRPIACCSVVYKTISKIIANRLKCVLPDLIGNEQAAFVQGRNIFENIMMTQNLIKNYNQSTTTPRCLIKVDIRKAFDSIQWVFISNMLTGLHFPATFIKWAMGCITSTWFTLKINGSQCGFFPGKSGVRQGDPISPYIFVLGMELLSRHLRRIHHLHRVSYHPKCAKLNLNHLIFADDLMIFMRGDTPSVVAAAQCLVSFASISGLYASPTKTSIYYGGVHDEVKRQIQALTGYTEDNFPFRYLSITMNPGRLSPSMFNIMIDKIQGSSPLVWQSPFLCPEASAHQRGHFWLGKLLRRMTFKGWSSICKPWLEGGYNVKELLSWNKALLSKWVWHLTQNRDGIWDRWNRTYNYRDHTIWEAQSRSWHAESWRDIIKTKNFLLEIAGSSANAQRMLNACVTHGQFSVGKAYHFFRDKGHSTRWVAALTAPSIMPKHLLCTIQAGQRQLPTVDNLSKRGDAYDIKDCLYKLLGGNKQRKWRNDAAASCVAGMVYEIWNARNTRIFGGAAKTPAQIATTLQQMLKLRFSDNSDRRMQNWLATRT; this comes from the exons ATGAATAAATTTCCCAAGTATGAGATTATCAGCAACAAGACTCGTAGCAGAATCTGGTTGTTCTATAATCCTGCTACTGTGGTCATAAATAACATCGTCCTACATGAGCAACTCATCCACTGTACTGTTACTTCTAAAGCTACTAACCTCTGTGTGGCTACCACTTTTGTCTATGGTATGAATGACCCCCAGGACAGACATCGTCTCTGGGGTAAGCTCATTTCTATCTCCCTCTTAGCATCCCCCTGGTTGGTAACTGGTGACTTCAACGTTGTTAGGGATCTAACTGAGCGCAAAGGCCCTAACCCTCCTTCCCTTCATGACATCATGGACTTTAACGCCTGCCTTGCCCAGTGCCTTTTGGATGATATGAACTGCACTGGCGCCGAGTTTTCCTGGACCAACAAACATGAGCACCAAACGAGAACCTGGGCCCGCCTTGATAGGCTCCTCATCAACCCTGATTGGACCTCCCTTTTCCCAGCCTACGTAGCTGAATGCCTTCCACCTGAAATTTCTGACCATGCTCCTCTCCTGGTTTCTTTTGGAGGAGGCCAAAAATTCACAAAAAATTTTAGCTTTCTCAATGCTTGGACCATGAACCCTGACTATCACACAATTGTTGCCACTGCTTGGGCTTCTCCCTGCTATAGCACTCCCACCTATCAGCTTTACTTCAAGCTCAGAATGGTCAAAAAGGCCTTCACTGCCCTTCACAAACAAAGCTACTCGGACATTGTAGCGCGCCTGAAAGATGTCCAAAAAGACCTGGAGACTTGCCAGATGAATCTTCAGAATGATTTGTTCTCCCCTACCCTTATCGCTCTTGAAAGGGATCTTATTTGCAAATACAAAGAACTAAGCACAGCTgaaaatgacatgcttttccaacGAGCCAAAACCGCCAACATCAGAAAGGGCGACTCGTCCTCTAGttattttttttgcaaaaattgtCATACGAAGACATCAAAGCACTATTGGATCAATTACGGACAAGGACGGGAATGTCAGGAAGG ATTGATGAGGCTATCTTTAGCTCTGGACCCAGGGTCCCTGCAGCTTCTGGTAACCTTCTTACCTCCCCTATCACTCGCACTAAAATCAAGAGTGCCCTCCACAGCATTGGCTCCTCAAAAAGCCCGGGTCAAGACGGGTTTTCTTCTGCGTTTTTTTAAGACAGACTGGGAATTGGTAGGAGACCTCTTTTGCACAGCCATTGAAGAATTTTTCCGAAAAGGGAAAATGATGAGAAAGGTAAACACCACCCTCCTTGCCCTCATCCCCAAAAAAAGTGTGCCTTCTATGGTACAAGACTTTCGGCCGATTGCCTGTTGCTCCGTTGTGTACAAAACCATTAGCAAGATCATCGCTAACCGTCTCAAATGTGTTCTTCCTGACCTCATTGGCAATGAACAAGCTGCTTTCGTCCAGGGGCGCAACATTTTTGAGAATATCATGATGACCCAAAACCTCATTAAAAACTACAATCAAAGCACTACCACCCCCAGGTGCCTCATTAAGGTTGATATTCGGAAGGCTTTCGACTCCATTCAATGGGTTTTCATCTCAAACATGCTAACTGGGCTCCATTTCCCAGCGACTTTTATTAAATGGGCCATGGGTTGTATTACTTCAACTTGGTTCACCCTGAAGATAAATGGCAGCCAGTGTGGTTTTTTCCCGGGTAAATCGGGAGTTCGGCAAGGGGATCCTATCTCTCCTTATATTTTTGTTCTAGGGATGGAACTGCTCTCCAGACACTTACGACGCATCCATCACCTCCACCGGGTCTCTTATCATCCCAAATGTGCGAAATTAAATCTCAACCACCTGATTTTCGCTGACGACCTCATGATCTTTATGAGGGGGGACACTCCCTCTGTTGTGGCTGCTGCCCAGTGCCTTGTTTCCTTTGCATCTATCTCGGGTCTGTATGCGAGTCCTACCAAAACTAGCATCTACTACGGAGGGGTCCACGATGAGGTAAAAAGGCAAATTCAGGCCCTCACAGGATACACTGAAGATAACTTCCCTTTCCGCTACCTTAGCATTACTATGAATCCCGGGCGTCTCTCTCCCAGCATGTTCAACATCATGATTGACAAAATTCAGGGCTCTTCACCACTGGTCTGGCAATCTCCTTTCCTATGCCCGGAAGCTTCAGCTCATCAACGCGGTCATTTTTGGCTTGGAAAACTTTTG AGACGGATGACTTTCAAGGGTTGGTCCTCCATTTGCAAGCCTTGGTTAGAGGGTGGCTACAATGTTAAGGAATTGCTCAGCTGGAATAAAGCGCTCCTTAGCAAATGGGTCTGGCATCTCACTCAAAACAGAGACGGAATATGGGACCGTTGGAACCGTACTTACAACTACAGAGACCACACTATTTGGGAAGCTCAGTCTAGGAGTTGGCACGCCGAAAGCTGGCGTGATATTATCAAAACGAAAAATTTCCTTCTTGAAATTGCAGGCTCAAGTGCAAATGCTCAACGGATGCTGAATGCCTGCGTCACTCACGGTCAGTTCAGTGTTGGCAAGGCGTACCACTTTTTCAGGGATAAGGGACACTCCACGAGGTGGGTTGCTGCCCTCACGGCCCCTTCTATCATGCCCAAGCACCTTTTGTGCACCATTCAAGCTGGGCAACGTCAACTCCCAACTGTTGACAACTTAAGCAAGCGAG GGGACGCTTACGATATAAAAGACTGTCTCTACAAACTTTTGGGAGGAAATAAACAGCGAAAATGGAGGAACGATGCGGCCGCTAGCTGTGTAGCTGGTATGGTCTATGAAATCTGGAATGCGAGAAACACTCGAATTTTTGGAGGAGCTGCTAAAACCCCTGCCCAGATTGCTACCACTCTTCAGCAAATGTTAAAACTCAGGTTCTCGGACAACTCGGATCGACGAATGCAAAACTGGCTGGCAACTAGAACTTAA